In Triticum urartu cultivar G1812 chromosome 6, Tu2.1, whole genome shotgun sequence, the following proteins share a genomic window:
- the LOC125516845 gene encoding probable receptor-like protein kinase At1g80640, with the protein MRSMPASPLPLLAPSTFYLFVIFLLPLLCCPLAANGGGAPPPMASSPAAAAASTAVGDLASSNGSVAAPPAAAAPAPFVLTVEAEETHQHLRRQIIIAVVLASIAGVMIVLAVLFACIAWRRYRRAPDDFKDTQSTDTQRIALVPILNRFNSFKATKKGLVAMMEYASLEAATGNFSESNVLGVGGFGCVYKASFDGGFVAAVKRLGCEGQEYEKEFENELDLLQRIQHSNIVSLVGFCIHQENRFIVYELMVNGSLETQLHGPSHGSALSWHIRMKIALDTARGLEYLHEHCNPPIIHRDLKSSNILLDSDFNAKISDFGLAVTSGNRSKGNLKLSGTLGYVAPEYLLDGKLTEKSDVYAFGVVLLELLLGRRPVEKMAPSQCQSIVTWAMPQLIDRSKLPTIIDPVIRDTMDRKHLYQVAAVAVLCVQPEPSYRPLITDVLHSLIPLVPMDLGGSLRINPESPCATQNQSLC; encoded by the exons ATGCGGTCAATGCCGGCGTCTCCATTGCCGCTCCTGGCCCCCTCCACCTTCTACCTCTTCGTCATCTTCTTGCTGCCGCTGCTCTGCTGCCCGCTCGCGGCCAATGGAGGAGGGGCTCCGCCGCCCATGGCTTCCTCTCCGGCGGCTGCGGCCGCGTCCACGGCCGTCGGCGACCTCGCCTCCTCGAACGGCAGCGTCGCTGCTCCTCCGGCGGCCGCGGCGCCTGCTCCCTTTG TGCTCACAGTGGAAGCGGAGGAAACGCACCAACATTTGCGCAGGCAGATTATCATCGCCGTCGTCCTCGCCTCCATCGCCGGGGTGATGATCGTCCTCGCCGTGCTTTTCGCCTGCATCGCGTGGCGGCGATATCGCCGAGCACCAGACGACTTCAAGGACACCCAAAGCACAG ATACCCAAAGGATAGCATTGGTGCCAATCTTGAACAGGTTCAACTCATTCAAGGCTACCAAGAAGGGCCTTGTGGCGATGATGGAGTACGCGTCGCTGGAGGCAGCGACGGGCAATTTCAGTGAGAGCAATGTGCTCGGGGTCGGTGGATTCGGGTGCGTGTATAAGGCCAGTTTTGATGGAGGGTTTGTCGCTGCGGTGAAGAGGCTGGGGTGCGAGGGACAGGAGTATGAGAAAGAATTCGAG AATGAGCTGGATTTGCTTCAGAGGATTCAGCATTCGAATATAGTGTCCCTTGTGGGCTTCTGCATTCATCAGGAGAACCGCTTCATTGTTTATGAGCTGATGGTGAATGGATCACTGGAAACACAACTTCATG GACCATCACATGGATCAGCTCTAAGCTGGCACATTCGGATGAAGATTGCTCTTGATACAGCAAG GGGATTGGAGTATCTTCACGAACACTGCAATCCACCAATTATCCATAGGGATCTGAAGTCGTCTAACATACTTTTGGATTCAGATTttaatgcaaag ATTTCAGATTTTGGCCTTGCAGTGACAAGTGGAAATCGCAGCAAAGGGAATCTGAAGCTTTCCGGTACTTTGGGCTATGTTGCCCCTGAGTACTTACTAGATG GGAAGTTGACCGAGAAGAGCGATGTATATGCATTTGGAGTAGTACTTCTTGAGCTTCTTTTGGGCAGGAGGCCAGTTGAGAAGATGGCACCATCTCAGTGCCAGTCAATTGTTACATGG GCCATGCCCCAGCTGATTGACAGATCCAAGCTCCCTACCATAATCGACCCTGTGATCAGGGACACGATGGATCGGAAGCACTTGTACCAA GTTGCTGCAGTGGCTGTGCTCTGCGTGCAGCCGGAACCAAGCTACAGGCCACTGATCACAGATGTTCTCCACTCTCTGATTCCCCTGGTACCCATGGACCTTGGAGGGTCGCTGAGGATCAACCCGGAGTCGCCTTGCGCGACACAAAATCAATCTCTGTGCTGA